In one Hypanus sabinus isolate sHypSab1 chromosome 11, sHypSab1.hap1, whole genome shotgun sequence genomic region, the following are encoded:
- the LOC132401661 gene encoding uncharacterized protein LOC132401661 gives MHRRPSEVLALKGPRQVQTYPPPLQRQHPLADPPGPATGNGGGVHVGGESQRGGRLECCGQTKEGPESCSQTTESRAEGAQKERARDHTASSNLSTSEEEGVGGGQQQSWQRKRRTKPAERRESGESLLATPPKHKHRRRRVAETSSSGNPGAEPCLALCSLKGQQAWETASPQAKNQNCHTQGRMTAVPEPTEGEGLHKGLRREG, from the coding sequence ATGCACAGGCGACCAAGTGAGGTGCTTGCACTGAAAGGGCCCCGGCAGGTTCAGACGTACCCACCACCCCTGCAGAGGCAGCACCCCCTCGCAGACCCTCCAGGACCCGccacaggaaatggaggaggagtCCATGTAGGAGGGGAGAGCCAAAGGGGAGGAAGGCTGGAGTGTTGTGGGCAAACGAAAGAAGGCCCAGAAAGCTGCAGCCAAACGacagagagcagagcagagggAGCACAGAAAGAGAGGGCAAGGGACCACACAGCATCCAGTAACCTGTCCACTTCGGAGGAAGAAGGAGTTGGGGGAGGCCAGCAGCAGTCCTGGCAGAGGAAGCGGCGGACAAAGCCagcggagaggagagagagtggagaaagtcTGCTGGCCACCCCCCCCAAGCACAAGCACAGGAGGCGGAGAGTGGCAGAGACCTCCAGTTCAGGGAACCCGGGAGCGGAGCCATGTCTGGCACTCTGCAGCCTGAAGGGGCAGCAGGCCTGGGAGACAGCAAGCCCCCAGGCAAAGAACCAGAACTGCCACACCCAGGGGAGGATGACCGCAGTTCCTGAGCCCACAGAAGGTGAAGGACTTCACAAAGGACTGCGAAG